One genomic segment of uncultured Desulfobacter sp. includes these proteins:
- a CDS encoding DUF523 domain-containing protein, with translation MEQILISACLLGRPVRYDGRSCPFECSLLNLWHTQGLLVPVCPEMDGGLPVPRPPAEITPGGGPGVWAGTARVMTRQADVTAFFIKGAQAALDKAVACGIKTALLKQKSPSCGSCRIYDGSFSGSLVDGMGVTTALLRQSGIVVFGEDQIDQLPFKQI, from the coding sequence ATGGAACAGATACTGATTTCAGCCTGTCTTTTGGGGCGGCCGGTGCGCTATGACGGCAGGTCCTGCCCCTTTGAATGTTCACTGCTAAACCTATGGCATACACAAGGACTGCTGGTTCCGGTTTGTCCGGAAATGGACGGTGGTCTTCCTGTGCCCCGGCCTCCGGCAGAGATCACGCCCGGCGGCGGTCCGGGGGTATGGGCGGGAACGGCCCGGGTGATGACTCGGCAGGCTGATGTTACGGCGTTTTTTATCAAAGGCGCACAGGCCGCTTTGGACAAAGCGGTTGCCTGTGGTATTAAAACGGCCCTTTTGAAACAGAAAAGCCCGTCCTGTGGAAGTTGCCGGATTTATGACGGTAGTTTCAGCGGGTCTCTGGTGGACGGCATGGGGGTGACAACCGCGCTTTTAAGGCAGAGCGGTATTGTGGTGTTTGGTGAGGACCAGATAGATCAATTGCCGTTCAAGCAAATATAA
- a CDS encoding FRG domain-containing protein gives MPDIIVDSWGMLQEELFKGAWNDAIQRYRPPFVYRGLSDASYRLQTSLMRLGGPFWSLEKHLLRNFRKYSRAQGREDSDSFWHLLAVAQHHGLPTRLMDWTYSPYIALHFALANIDRFDLDGVIWRVNYGQVHDLLPSELKEQLAAEGAQAFTVELLTSIGQEKPECHTGDKTFHQYVETLTQFDALGRSEEFLLFFEPPSIDERIVNQYALFSVMPNPRRVIDDWLNLHADLFQRIIIPADLKWECRDKLDLCNITERVLFPGLDGLGSWLKRHYSPKT, from the coding sequence ATGCCGGACATCATAGTCGATTCCTGGGGTATGCTTCAGGAGGAATTGTTTAAAGGTGCCTGGAATGATGCCATCCAAAGGTACCGCCCCCCCTTTGTTTACCGGGGCCTGTCCGATGCATCCTACCGGCTTCAAACCTCTTTGATGCGCCTGGGCGGACCGTTTTGGTCCCTTGAAAAGCATCTGTTGCGTAATTTTCGCAAATATTCCAGAGCCCAGGGGCGGGAAGATTCTGATTCCTTCTGGCACTTACTGGCTGTGGCCCAGCACCACGGGCTGCCCACCCGCCTCATGGACTGGACCTATTCACCCTATATTGCTCTTCATTTTGCTTTGGCCAACATTGATCGATTTGACTTGGACGGAGTGATCTGGCGGGTCAATTATGGACAGGTTCATGACCTGCTGCCTTCCGAACTTAAAGAGCAGCTGGCCGCAGAAGGCGCCCAGGCTTTTACCGTGGAGCTGCTGACCAGTATCGGTCAGGAAAAGCCGGAGTGCCATACCGGTGACAAAACCTTTCATCAATATGTTGAAACCTTAACCCAGTTTGATGCCCTGGGCCGTTCCGAGGAGTTCCTGCTTTTTTTCGAGCCGCCATCCATTGACGAGCGCATCGTAAACCAGTATGCGCTGTTTTCAGTCATGCCCAATCCACGCCGCGTAATTGATGACTGGCTGAACCTTCATGCCGATCTTTTTCAGCGCATTATTATCCCGGCGGACCTTAAGTGGGAATGCCGGGATAAACTGGATCTGTGCAATATCACGGAGCGTGTGCTTTTTCCCGGCCTTGACGGGCTGGGGTCCTGGCTGAAACGCCATTATAGTCCTAAAACCTGA
- a CDS encoding DUF4105 domain-containing protein has protein sequence MKRLVYGLGKAFIQFFLLAMSGWATVAILYSNLPFLIRPWLSGLFAICSLLVLVGKYSTRRTRLGFLAAFALVLTWWLLIPPSNNRDWQPDLSTLSWADIAGDKVTVHNIRNSDYRTEIDFTVRYYDKTFDLAELKGIDFFLVYWGSPKIAHTMMSFDFEGQGNVCFSIETRKEKGEDYSTIKGFFRQYEIIYVVADERDLVRLRTNYREEGKGEDVYLYRLNASPEVARKVFLSYLVEINRLKEQPQWYNALTDNCTTSIRQHTMPYNPNARLDWRLIVNGYIDEMLYERKTINTCLPFAELKKQSYINPKAQAADKDPAFSQLIRVGLPIKETK, from the coding sequence ATGAAACGTTTGGTATATGGTTTGGGGAAAGCTTTTATTCAATTTTTCCTGCTGGCGATGTCGGGATGGGCTACGGTTGCCATCCTCTATTCAAACCTGCCTTTTCTTATACGGCCATGGCTTTCCGGCCTTTTTGCAATTTGTAGCCTGTTGGTTCTTGTTGGCAAATACAGCACCAGGCGGACGCGACTGGGCTTTTTGGCAGCTTTTGCACTGGTGCTCACCTGGTGGCTGCTCATACCGCCGAGCAATAACCGGGACTGGCAACCCGATCTTTCGACTCTTTCCTGGGCAGATATTGCCGGAGACAAGGTCACGGTCCACAACATCCGCAATAGCGATTACCGGACCGAGATCGACTTTACCGTTCGTTACTACGACAAAACATTTGATCTGGCTGAATTGAAGGGTATCGACTTCTTTCTGGTCTATTGGGGATCGCCGAAAATAGCCCATACCATGATGAGTTTTGACTTCGAGGGACAGGGAAACGTCTGTTTCTCCATTGAGACCCGCAAGGAAAAGGGGGAGGATTATTCCACTATCAAAGGTTTCTTTCGCCAGTACGAGATCATCTATGTCGTGGCTGACGAACGTGATCTGGTCCGTCTGCGGACAAATTACCGTGAGGAGGGCAAGGGAGAGGACGTCTATCTCTACCGGTTGAATGCCAGTCCGGAGGTTGCCCGCAAGGTGTTTCTCAGTTACCTGGTGGAGATCAACCGGCTCAAAGAGCAACCCCAGTGGTACAACGCCCTGACCGATAACTGCACCACCAGTATCCGTCAGCATACCATGCCATATAACCCTAATGCCCGGCTTGACTGGCGATTGATCGTCAACGGCTACATTGACGAGATGCTTTATGAGAGAAAGACGATTAATACATGCTTGCCGTTCGCAGAGCTTAAAAAGCAAAGTTACATCAACCCAAAGGCCCAGGCTGCTGACAAGGATCCGGCATTCTCGCAGTTGATTCGTGTTGGACTTCCTATAAAGGAAACGAAGTAA
- a CDS encoding glycosyltransferase family 2 protein, with translation MKKNTKNRISACLIVKNEEKMLPRCLNSLKHLIDELIIVDTGSEDNTVKIAESFGAKIYHHPWENNFTKHRNQSISYATGDWIIFIDADEEFNGYHLTKADFKKKLKKMPKVLHCLLIRMLDKNDQGRIVSETRMIRMFRNKVGVRFEGIIHEAPVYSGKVGYLDIEFFHYGYALPEVQMQAKYKRNIDLLLKRIEKNPKDHDAYFYLFQVYSVMKERQKTIKAGRQCLELLQEKKLPYIQASFYYSIYHGLASLYRDTQEYEQAHSIILEGLKILPDEPDLYYDLASIGHFSNQPDLSIEGGQNYLRVIDDFRNNPSKAGTRFIFTTSKNAEVTVSFWLILGLISFDRFQEFLNIWEKYREPILEKTSFPKIIFEALEKKEAFDVLGPVAVFLFNRLDKIPVSYHTMIFSFLLFYLSEQKADQNEIKSGTGDMFESIIAQYFKTISNYNTIPTGDAVILANFFLGKNKGDLFLDLTLAAFNRELAGQLKVIDNKETIIQGYKKIAGKQKKDRKGRLIILSILDICKQLLSRE, from the coding sequence ATGAAGAAGAATACTAAAAATAGAATTTCTGCCTGCTTGATAGTCAAAAACGAAGAAAAGATGCTTCCAAGGTGTTTAAACAGTCTTAAGCACCTAATTGATGAGTTAATTATTGTTGATACCGGCTCTGAAGACAATACTGTAAAAATCGCAGAATCATTTGGTGCAAAAATTTATCACCACCCATGGGAGAACAATTTCACCAAGCACCGGAACCAGTCAATATCATATGCCACAGGAGACTGGATCATTTTTATTGATGCTGATGAGGAATTCAATGGTTATCATCTAACCAAGGCGGATTTTAAGAAGAAATTAAAAAAAATGCCCAAAGTACTGCATTGCTTATTAATAAGAATGCTGGATAAGAACGACCAGGGCAGGATTGTATCAGAAACCAGAATGATCAGGATGTTCAGAAATAAGGTAGGAGTGCGGTTTGAGGGGATCATTCACGAAGCACCTGTTTATTCCGGAAAAGTAGGGTATCTGGATATAGAATTCTTCCATTACGGGTATGCTTTGCCGGAAGTCCAAATGCAGGCTAAATACAAACGAAATATCGACCTACTGCTAAAAAGAATTGAGAAGAATCCAAAAGACCATGATGCATATTTTTATTTGTTCCAGGTCTATTCGGTAATGAAAGAAAGACAAAAAACCATCAAAGCCGGCCGTCAATGCCTTGAATTGCTACAAGAAAAAAAATTACCCTATATACAAGCTTCTTTTTATTACTCGATTTACCATGGGCTTGCATCCTTGTACCGAGACACACAGGAATATGAACAAGCCCATTCCATTATCCTTGAAGGTCTTAAGATCCTGCCGGATGAGCCTGATTTATATTATGATCTGGCTAGTATCGGTCATTTTTCAAACCAACCTGATCTTTCTATAGAAGGTGGACAAAATTATCTTCGCGTAATTGATGATTTTCGAAATAATCCTTCAAAGGCGGGCACAAGATTTATCTTTACAACATCAAAAAATGCTGAAGTAACTGTTAGCTTCTGGTTAATACTTGGCCTTATTTCTTTTGATCGGTTCCAGGAATTTTTAAATATATGGGAAAAATACAGGGAACCAATCCTTGAAAAAACGTCATTCCCCAAAATCATATTTGAAGCTCTTGAAAAAAAAGAAGCCTTTGATGTTCTTGGTCCTGTTGCTGTTTTTCTTTTTAATCGACTTGATAAAATACCTGTATCGTACCATACAATGATTTTTTCTTTTCTTTTGTTTTATTTAAGCGAACAAAAAGCAGATCAAAATGAAATAAAAAGTGGGACAGGCGATATGTTTGAGAGCATAATTGCACAGTATTTTAAGACTATAAGCAACTACAATACAATCCCGACAGGGGACGCTGTTATCCTGGCCAATTTTTTTTTAGGTAAAAACAAGGGTGATCTGTTTTTAGACTTGACACTTGCTGCCTTTAATCGGGAGCTTGCAGGTCAATTAAAGGTAATTGATAATAAAGAAACAATAATTCAAGGTTATAAAAAAATTGCCGGAAAACAGAAGAAAGACAGAAAAGGAAGGCTTATTATTTTATCTATTTTAGATATTTGCAAACAACTACTTTCAAGAGAATAA
- the tsaA gene encoding tRNA (N6-threonylcarbamoyladenosine(37)-N6)-methyltransferase TrmO, protein MAVHLEPIGVIHTCFKEKFGIPRQPNLAARAPGTLEFSSEFARPEAVRGLEQFSHIWIVFVFHRAVKKNGKWSAMVRPPRLGGNKKVGVFASRSPFRPNPIGMSCVRLEDIKYTAKGPVLHLTGVDILDQTPVLDIKPYLPYSDRLDTARDGFAPAPDNKTCQVNFSNTAATQIREREKAIPNLTAIITQVLENDPRPAYSNAHFSSIKGDPKTDELNKDRVYGIRLFDFDLKWQAAGNKIRVLCLDPV, encoded by the coding sequence GTGGCAGTCCATTTAGAACCCATCGGGGTGATTCATACCTGTTTCAAGGAAAAATTTGGCATCCCCCGGCAGCCCAACCTTGCGGCCAGGGCACCGGGGACGCTGGAATTTTCCTCTGAATTTGCAAGGCCCGAAGCTGTAAGAGGACTTGAACAATTTTCCCATATCTGGATAGTTTTTGTTTTTCACAGGGCTGTAAAAAAGAATGGGAAATGGTCTGCCATGGTACGCCCTCCCCGCCTTGGGGGGAATAAAAAGGTGGGGGTATTTGCCTCGCGCTCCCCTTTCCGGCCTAACCCCATCGGTATGTCTTGTGTCCGGCTTGAAGACATTAAATATACCGCCAAAGGGCCGGTGCTTCACCTGACCGGCGTGGATATCCTGGATCAGACCCCTGTTCTGGATATCAAACCCTATCTGCCCTATTCAGACCGGCTGGACACTGCCCGGGACGGTTTTGCACCGGCACCGGACAACAAGACTTGCCAGGTCAATTTTTCTAACACGGCAGCGACCCAGATCCGGGAAAGGGAAAAGGCTATCCCCAATCTAACGGCCATCATCACCCAGGTGCTGGAAAATGATCCCCGGCCCGCTTACAGCAATGCCCATTTTTCAAGCATAAAAGGAGACCCCAAGACGGATGAGTTAAATAAAGACCGGGTCTACGGTATCCGACTGTTTGACTTTGATCTCAAATGGCAGGCAGCAGGGAATAAAATCCGGGTACTTTGCCTGGACCCGGTTTAA
- the dbpA gene encoding ATP-dependent RNA helicase DbpA: protein MSAFTALPLTKPMIENLETLGYREMTPVQAGSLPHVLKGEDLLAKAKTGSGKTAAYGIGLLHSLNVKRFSVQALVMCPTRELAEQVAGELRRIARFKHNIKIVTICGGVPFLPQQISLEHQGHIVVGTPGRIEQHLKRGTMNLDHVTTLVLDEADRMLDIGFADSIKVIMGYVPKHRQTLLFSATFPEPILELSTRFQKNAHRVVVDIEHRKNVIRQYFYESGWDWKPAAAAQILDAYKPASALIFCNTKLQCKSLSKFLAAKGFSSLAIHGDLEQKDRTEVLVRFSNGSTPILVATDVAARGLDISGLSAVINFDLPFEPEVYIHRIGRTGRAGKEGMAFSLMTPKERFRLEEINTLMGKTFEVSDIEALEPEIQENARPSMVTFSINGGRKAKLRPGDILGALTKDGGIDGGCVGKINCFEFYSYVAIERIMADKAEKTLSKNKIKGRHFIVHKHE, encoded by the coding sequence ATGAGTGCTTTTACCGCGTTGCCATTAACCAAACCAATGATTGAAAATTTGGAGACCCTTGGATACCGGGAGATGACTCCGGTTCAGGCGGGGAGTTTGCCCCATGTGCTAAAAGGAGAGGATCTACTGGCCAAGGCCAAGACGGGGAGCGGGAAAACCGCAGCCTATGGCATCGGCTTGCTCCACAGTCTGAATGTGAAGCGCTTCAGTGTGCAGGCTCTGGTGATGTGTCCAACCCGCGAACTGGCAGAGCAGGTGGCCGGCGAGCTACGGCGCATAGCCCGGTTCAAACACAATATCAAAATTGTTACCATCTGCGGCGGGGTGCCCTTCCTGCCCCAGCAGATCTCCCTGGAGCATCAGGGACATATTGTGGTGGGAACTCCCGGGCGCATTGAACAGCATTTAAAACGCGGAACAATGAACCTTGATCATGTCACCACCCTTGTCCTGGATGAGGCGGATCGCATGCTGGATATTGGTTTTGCCGACAGTATTAAAGTGATCATGGGGTATGTTCCGAAGCATCGCCAGACCCTTCTTTTTTCTGCTACATTTCCAGAGCCGATCCTTGAACTGAGCACGCGGTTTCAAAAAAACGCGCACCGGGTAGTGGTGGATATTGAGCACAGAAAAAACGTTATTCGCCAATATTTTTACGAGTCCGGCTGGGATTGGAAACCCGCTGCTGCGGCTCAGATTTTAGATGCATATAAGCCTGCATCGGCACTGATTTTCTGCAACACCAAACTGCAGTGCAAGTCTCTTTCAAAATTTCTTGCGGCAAAAGGGTTTTCATCTCTGGCGATTCACGGTGACCTTGAGCAGAAGGATCGAACCGAAGTATTGGTACGCTTTTCCAACGGCAGCACCCCCATTCTGGTGGCCACGGACGTGGCAGCCAGGGGCTTGGATATCTCAGGACTCAGTGCGGTAATCAACTTTGACCTCCCCTTTGAGCCGGAGGTGTATATCCACCGCATCGGCCGGACAGGCCGGGCCGGGAAAGAAGGGATGGCTTTTTCCCTTATGACGCCCAAAGAGCGCTTCAGGCTGGAAGAAATAAATACCCTGATGGGCAAAACTTTTGAGGTGTCTGATATCGAAGCGCTTGAGCCCGAAATCCAGGAGAACGCCAGACCTTCCATGGTGACCTTCTCAATCAACGGCGGGCGAAAGGCCAAGCTTCGACCTGGAGATATCCTGGGCGCTCTGACCAAGGATGGAGGAATCGACGGAGGCTGCGTGGGCAAGATCAACTGCTTTGAATTTTATTCCTACGTTGCTATTGAGCGCATCATGGCCGATAAAGCCGAAAAAACGCTCTCCAAAAACAAGATCAAGGGGCGGCACTTTATTGTCCACAAACATGAGTAA
- a CDS encoding cache domain-containing protein: MIVACTKCKKKYTVDEKNFKQNTMQFKCTACGTVCTLDKPLVSYESVEYSEDIPVGGKAEKNDRIGFGLFPKTILLMLFISLVPVGLLFMITYNETGDRVKQDTQAQMEQATSGLLNHIDEWVDKNKRLLHTAARLESIKSLDAVQQTMVLRIIQDQFPWMYLVFTLDINGMNTARNDGKALKDYSDRAYFRDIIDGKAFSWQTLVGKTSKKPALVLAVPITVGGEVVGALAAAMTTETISQSVAKWTKGKTGFAFLVDENNKVIAHQVKAYVLEEKNLSAYPVFSLSTGKTSGFGEFTDMTGELNIAAFKKNKLGWNIFVQQGKNEAYETLLKFQKYILLVFFFTIAIVAIIAWFSARSISRPILEMTDAATRMSLGDLDVEINIESRDEIGMLAKSIVRMQTSLAYAMKRLKKA; this comes from the coding sequence ATGATTGTTGCCTGTACGAAATGTAAAAAAAAATACACGGTTGATGAAAAAAATTTTAAACAAAACACAATGCAGTTTAAATGCACGGCTTGCGGTACTGTCTGTACCTTAGACAAACCGTTGGTCAGCTATGAGAGTGTTGAATATTCCGAAGATATCCCCGTGGGAGGCAAAGCAGAAAAAAATGATCGTATCGGGTTCGGGCTCTTTCCCAAGACTATCCTCCTAATGCTTTTCATCAGTCTTGTACCGGTCGGGTTATTGTTTATGATAACCTACAATGAAACCGGTGACCGGGTAAAACAAGACACTCAGGCCCAGATGGAGCAGGCCACCTCAGGGCTTCTGAATCATATTGACGAATGGGTGGACAAAAATAAACGGCTGCTGCATACAGCTGCCAGGCTCGAATCGATTAAATCCCTGGATGCGGTCCAACAGACAATGGTTTTGAGAATAATACAAGACCAATTCCCGTGGATGTATCTTGTTTTCACCCTGGATATAAACGGTATGAACACAGCAAGAAACGATGGGAAAGCCTTGAAGGATTACTCGGACAGGGCGTATTTTAGGGATATCATAGACGGTAAGGCCTTTTCATGGCAGACGTTGGTTGGGAAAACCTCAAAGAAGCCTGCGCTTGTCCTGGCAGTTCCCATTACTGTCGGAGGAGAAGTGGTTGGAGCACTCGCCGCCGCAATGACCACTGAAACCATTTCTCAGTCCGTTGCAAAATGGACAAAGGGTAAAACCGGTTTTGCCTTTCTTGTGGATGAAAACAATAAGGTAATCGCCCACCAGGTAAAGGCGTATGTGCTTGAAGAAAAAAACCTTTCCGCCTATCCGGTCTTTTCTTTATCTACAGGAAAGACATCCGGGTTCGGAGAATTCACGGACATGACAGGGGAACTGAACATTGCCGCCTTCAAAAAGAATAAACTGGGCTGGAACATTTTTGTCCAGCAGGGAAAAAACGAGGCTTACGAAACGCTGCTGAAATTCCAGAAGTATATTCTCCTGGTTTTTTTCTTTACCATTGCGATCGTGGCAATTATCGCCTGGTTTTCTGCAAGGTCAATCAGCCGGCCGATCCTGGAGATGACGGATGCGGCAACCCGAATGAGCCTTGGAGATCTTGATGTCGAGATCAATATAGAATCCAGAGATGAGATTGGAATGCTTGCCAAGTCAATTGTCAGAATGCAGACCAGCCTTGCATATGCCATGAAACGGCTGAAAAAGGCCTGA
- a CDS encoding YaeQ family protein, whose protein sequence is MALKPTIYKLKITLADIDQNHYDSLNLTIAQHPSETLERMMARVLAFCMNAREPLSFTKGLSSVEEPDIWAHTLDDRISLWIDIGEPTFDRIKKAVRLSPRVKVYSFNLKSDSWWAKEQEKFNDLKVSVFQFSWKSIQALTGLVKRTMNFSVTISDGMVYVSAKNGDCEVPWVPLQS, encoded by the coding sequence GTGGCGTTAAAACCGACCATTTATAAATTGAAAATCACATTGGCCGACATTGATCAAAATCATTATGACAGTCTTAATCTAACCATTGCTCAACACCCTTCTGAAACCCTTGAACGAATGATGGCTCGTGTTCTGGCGTTTTGCATGAATGCCAGGGAACCGTTATCGTTTACCAAAGGACTTTCTTCGGTTGAAGAACCCGATATCTGGGCGCACACATTGGATGATCGGATATCGTTATGGATTGATATCGGGGAGCCGACCTTTGATAGAATCAAAAAAGCAGTCCGACTCTCACCACGTGTCAAAGTCTATTCATTTAACTTAAAATCAGATAGTTGGTGGGCCAAAGAACAAGAAAAATTTAATGATTTGAAGGTATCTGTTTTTCAGTTCTCCTGGAAAAGCATTCAGGCATTGACAGGGCTGGTGAAGCGAACCATGAATTTTTCGGTTACCATTTCAGACGGCATGGTTTATGTCTCTGCTAAAAATGGTGACTGCGAGGTGCCTTGGGTGCCATTGCAGTCATAG
- a CDS encoding DMT family transporter, whose amino-acid sequence MMSWYFAALLALLLIGIQRFFYKVAAEKKYPTEWVTFSFMTTVMLLSAGAYFFQHHREPNIGFLLAAALINSASFLVATVSHIEVLKYVPANIAYSIIRLNVVVVSVFSICYFKEQISLLQILGLVVAVVAMILLATQMGSGTTTLKRRRQGAVFIVLALLAGATASVSSKFAAMYSDKLAFMALSYLMGMIGSLGITTALSYDKARQKRSAAVGLGVLIGGFNFAGFYAFLYALERGPLSLIAAIVGMHFVIAIVLSAVIYHEKIKPVAFVGILLTVVSIFLIRI is encoded by the coding sequence ATGATGTCCTGGTACTTTGCGGCCTTGCTCGCACTGCTGCTGATTGGAATTCAACGTTTTTTTTATAAGGTCGCAGCAGAAAAAAAATATCCCACAGAATGGGTAACCTTTTCATTCATGACCACGGTCATGCTGTTGAGCGCGGGGGCATACTTTTTTCAGCATCACCGTGAACCCAACATCGGCTTTCTTTTAGCTGCAGCCCTCATTAACAGTGCATCTTTTCTTGTGGCCACGGTATCACACATTGAAGTGCTTAAATATGTCCCAGCAAACATCGCTTACAGCATTATCCGGTTAAACGTAGTGGTGGTGTCTGTTTTTTCAATTTGCTATTTCAAAGAACAGATTTCCCTGCTCCAAATTTTGGGACTGGTTGTTGCTGTTGTCGCCATGATCCTGCTGGCAACACAAATGGGATCAGGCACAACAACACTGAAACGGCGACGGCAGGGAGCCGTGTTTATCGTTCTGGCATTGCTGGCTGGCGCCACTGCAAGCGTTTCATCAAAATTTGCGGCCATGTATTCGGACAAACTTGCCTTTATGGCCCTGTCGTATCTAATGGGGATGATCGGGTCTCTGGGAATAACCACGGCTTTGTCCTATGACAAAGCCAGGCAGAAACGATCTGCTGCCGTGGGCCTTGGCGTTCTCATTGGCGGGTTTAATTTTGCAGGATTTTATGCATTTTTATATGCCTTGGAACGGGGGCCCTTATCCCTGATTGCTGCCATTGTGGGGATGCATTTTGTAATCGCCATTGTACTTTCTGCAGTTATTTACCATGAGAAAATAAAACCTGTTGCATTTGTGGGGATTCTTCTGACGGTGGTATCAATTTTTTTAATACGAATTTGA
- the pepF gene encoding oligoendopeptidase F, protein MVHQPDTLRKEVLQSDCWDLSPMFQTAEAWEARFQALEKKLPTYENFKGTLAQGPDALLACIEFDHSVGREMEFLYTFAHLKNDEDKTQTDNEGLFQRASNLYTRIGEASSFISPEIQAIPSEQLTAYLDKEAFKPYRFYLEQMIRYIPHTRTAEIEQLMAMAGETLSAPQKIFSQLDNADLTFGTVKTPAGDVLPLTHGNFITFLGNKDRNFRKTVFDQYYQTYHDHRHTIAATLASSVKKDLFRARARHFDSARKAALFADNVPEDVYDNLIINVKKAFSPLYQYLDFRKQALGVDELHMYDTYVQLVPDIDFHMDYEQAVATCIEALAPLGQDYCRTLEQGLLKGWVDRYENKGKRSGAYSSGCYDSNPYILLNYDPNSINSLFTLIHEAGHSMHTFLSNKAQPYPTHGYTIFVAEVASTLNEALLARHLLKKYRDDPKMKAYILNREIDNIRGTFFRQTMFAEFEHIIHGLAGENQALTIETFTSVYKDLLSIYFGDKMVIDKALTLECLRIPHFYSAFYVYKYATGLAAALGIAQRITDKGKPAVDAYLDFLKLGGSMFPIDELRVAGVDMASITPVQAAASHFESRISELETLWQSI, encoded by the coding sequence ATGGTTCATCAGCCGGACACCCTGAGAAAAGAGGTCCTTCAAAGTGACTGTTGGGATCTGTCACCCATGTTTCAAACCGCCGAGGCGTGGGAAGCGCGTTTCCAGGCACTGGAAAAAAAATTACCCACCTATGAAAATTTCAAGGGGACCCTTGCCCAGGGGCCTGATGCGCTTTTAGCCTGCATTGAATTCGACCACAGTGTCGGGCGGGAAATGGAGTTTCTGTATACTTTTGCCCACCTGAAAAACGATGAAGATAAAACCCAAACGGACAATGAGGGCCTTTTCCAGCGAGCCTCTAATCTTTACACCCGCATCGGGGAGGCCTCAAGCTTTATTTCGCCCGAAATTCAGGCCATACCATCTGAGCAGTTGACAGCCTATCTCGATAAAGAAGCGTTTAAACCATACCGGTTTTACCTGGAACAAATGATCAGGTATATTCCCCACACCAGGACTGCCGAAATAGAACAGTTGATGGCAATGGCCGGCGAAACCTTAAGCGCCCCCCAAAAAATCTTCTCCCAGCTGGACAATGCAGATCTCACTTTCGGTACGGTAAAAACCCCCGCAGGCGATGTGCTTCCTTTGACACATGGGAACTTTATTACTTTTCTGGGAAATAAAGACAGAAATTTTCGCAAAACGGTCTTTGATCAGTATTACCAAACCTACCATGACCACAGACACACCATTGCCGCTACCTTAGCATCCTCAGTCAAAAAAGATCTGTTCCGGGCCAGGGCGAGGCATTTTGATTCGGCACGAAAGGCTGCCCTGTTTGCGGACAACGTTCCGGAAGATGTTTACGACAACCTGATTATCAATGTAAAAAAAGCTTTTTCGCCCCTTTACCAATACCTTGATTTCAGAAAACAGGCCTTAGGTGTTGACGAACTTCACATGTACGACACCTATGTACAACTTGTACCTGACATTGACTTTCACATGGACTATGAACAGGCGGTTGCGACCTGTATTGAAGCGCTTGCGCCATTAGGCCAGGATTATTGCCGCACCCTGGAGCAGGGCCTGCTTAAGGGCTGGGTGGACAGATATGAAAACAAAGGCAAACGAAGCGGGGCCTACTCTTCGGGATGTTACGATTCCAATCCCTATATCCTGCTCAACTATGATCCCAATTCCATTAACAGCCTGTTCACGCTGATTCACGAGGCAGGGCATTCCATGCACACCTTTCTTTCCAACAAAGCCCAGCCCTACCCCACCCACGGCTACACGATTTTTGTGGCAGAGGTGGCCTCCACCCTTAACGAGGCACTTCTGGCCCGGCATCTTCTGAAAAAATACAGGGATGACCCCAAAATGAAGGCCTACATCCTGAACCGGGAAATCGATAATATCCGGGGCACATTTTTTCGCCAGACCATGTTTGCCGAATTTGAACATATCATCCACGGCCTGGCTGGTGAAAACCAAGCCCTGACCATTGAAACCTTCACATCCGTGTATAAAGACCTTTTATCCATATATTTCGGCGATAAAATGGTCATTGACAAGGCCCTTACCCTGGAATGCCTGCGCATCCCTCATTTTTATTCTGCCTTTTATGTTTATAAATATGCCACGGGGCTTGCGGCAGCCTTAGGCATTGCCCAGCGAATAACAGACAAAGGCAAGCCTGCCGTGGACGCTTACCTTGACTTTCTCAAACTCGGGGGATCCATGTTTCCCATTGACGAACTCAGGGTAGCGGGGGTCGACATGGCATCCATTACCCCTGTGCAGGCGGCGGCATCCCATTTTGAATCACGGATCAGCGAACTGGAAACCTTGTGGCAGTCCATTTAG